In Amphiura filiformis chromosome 2, Afil_fr2py, whole genome shotgun sequence, one DNA window encodes the following:
- the LOC140146153 gene encoding extracellular matrix organizing protein FRAS1-like: MDSDTYILTIPITNDDICEDTESFNITINNIVSGYLGSQCWMCVEIKDDESTTYALNVASATVSESDRPFPIPVQRTGMGVMQQGTAALTFRDITATSNDYSSTSQSLIFPPSSPTSANTQTSYVNIVDDNCYENSESFTVDISSVEPSQCSSIGTGPSAQSVKITIEDNDSKFKWNVENDNIMLKEGEPSSQIHITRQGTLRAKNVEFYVDHITTIDDDIRITPSYGEVTFAAGSASTQPVTISAQDDDEIEDDESFTLTLVDPLGSACPNKNRGEPYKLYIQIRDNDAKYYWKESSLSVGENEGQVHVCLVRTGDINTSRTVAISFDSVTAYSGLDFLPVTNIVFDTESEICVPVTIFDNDNIESAKTFTISIEPRQDNIVVGSPGVVTVTITDDDTAIVGWDQVSYTFVEGSSASAIIGKMGVSAVTLTVTSTSGLYTPLSQSIYMSASDDSYSLLLSIPDDDILETDRIFTLTLTAPSSVTITQGTTTVTITDNDMESPPSENRGIGGGAIAGITIAGIIAIISTIIAIAIAIRLSRRYGSAKHACVSEANDAYGTNSAPLGYVNGGAYYVT, translated from the exons ATGGACAGTGATACTTATATACTTACTATTCCTATCACGAATGACGACATTTGCGAAGATACGGAGAGCTTTAATATTACTATCAATAATATTGTTAGTGGATACCTTGGAAGCCAGTGCTGGATGTGTGTGGAAATCAAGGACGATGAGA GTACGACGTATGCTCTGAATGTGGCATCTGCAACAGTCAGTGAAAGTGATAGACCATTTCCTATTCCGGTACAAAGAACGGGAATGGGCGTCATGCAGCAAGGAACGGCGG CACTAACATTTCGTGATATCACTGCTACGTCCAACGACTACAGCAGCACCTCACAGTCTCTAATTTTCCCACCCTCCTCTCCCACGAGCGCGAATACACAGACATCCTATGTTAACATAGTTGACGATAACTGCTACGAGAATTCCGAGAGCTTTACTGTTGACATATCATCAGTAGAACCTTCACAATGTAGTTCCATTGGAACAGGACCATCTGCCCAATCAGTGAAGATAACTATTGAAGATAATGATT CTAAATTTAAATGGAATGTTGAAAATGACAACATAATGTTAAAAGAGGGAGAACCATCGAGTCAAATTCACATTACAAGACAAGGGACGCTTCGGGCCAAAAATGTAG AATTTTACGTCGATCATATCACTACCATTGATGATGATATACGTATCACACCTAGTTATGGTGAAGTGACGTTTGCTGCGGGCTCTGCCTCGACACAACCTGTTACAATAAGTGCTCAGGATGACGACGAAATTGAAGATGATGAGTCGTTTACTCTTACATTGGTAGACCCATTGGGATCAGCTTGTCCGAATAAAAATAGAGGCGAACCATACAAGCTTTACATTCAAATCAGAGACAATGATG CGAAGTATTACTGGAAAGAATCCTCACTTTCTGTTGGAGAAAACGAAGGTCAAGTGCATGTTTGCTTGGTCAGAACTGGCGACATAAACACATCAAGAACAGTTG CGATTTCCTTTGATAGTGTAACAGCATATAGTGGGTTGGATTTCTTGCCAGTGACAAATATTGTCTTCGATACGGAATCAGAAATATGTGTTCCTGTAACAATATTTGATAATGATAATATAGAGAGTGCCAAAACCTTCACCATAAGCATTGAACCAAGACAGGATAATATCGTCGTTGGTTCACCTGGTGTAGTTACTGTAACCATTACCGATGACGACA CTGCAATCGTAGGATGGGACCAAGTGTCTTACACCTTTGTCGAAGGCAGTAGTGCATCAGCGATCATAGGAAAAATGGGAGTGAGCGCAGTAACATTAA CTGTGACTTCTACTTCTGGATTATATACGCCACTTTCACAATCCATTTACATGTCCGCATCCGATGATTCCTACTCTCTGTTATTATCTATCCCTGACGATGACATCCTGGAAACGGATCGAATATTTACTCTGACCTTGACAGCACCTTCATCTGTAACTATTACCCAAGGAACGACCACTGTCACAATCACTGACAACGATATGGAGTCACCTCCTTCAGAAAATAGGG GTATCGGGGGCGGCGCTATTGCAGGGATCACCATTGCTGGCATCATTGCAattatttcaaccatcatagctatAGCAATTGCCATACGTTTGTCTAGACGATATGGTAGTGCAAAACATGCATGTGTATCTGAAGCGAATGATGCCTACGGAACAAATTCAGCTCCTCTTGGCTACGTGAATGGAGGTGCATATTACGTAACGTAA
- the LOC140146149 gene encoding uncharacterized protein, giving the protein MAKIHAPIAINGNVPKTKDSDDVNLRYELRHLLRVMAVFGLYFTPKSWQASNHKMRYKSFLYPAHRLYCLFVLILLLLNGIKSFVGIWYIDDNFIAIQIILCGYWLQCSVNCCIWVYICYTDQLPNIFRFWQQYCQSSPESKMYHTALSVTCVRRRIRIITYTSVAFSVFSSFLPIAARFGPFESFRNDTNFMIAPVVDPIIVTNLELVIAANYSNAAFALPTSFLLIICTILSCQFKKFTDYFAKCMQGENRFKQCLIKLRLQHQYLSKAVFLVDEAFCFYLAVTFGSSILLACFQMYQLVVVKSFSSVITTLMTIFWFCMVSIQFSLVGVLTAQVHEKAHSIANHIHDICVFGFTTHEEVTQMNMFMAKLNGSPIAFTLWNILPLTKEFLLTVVGVYITYFALVAQSF; this is encoded by the exons ATGGCTAAAATCCACGCACCAATTGCTATCAACGGGAATGTACCCAAAACTAAAGATTCAGATGATGTTAACCTGCGATACGAGCTTCGTCATTTGCTTCGAGTCATGGCAGTGTTTGGACTCTACTTTACACCGAAAAGTTGGCAAGCATCTAATCATAAAATGCGCTATAAGAGCTTTCTTTATCCGGCGCATCGACTTTATTGTTTGTTCGTTCTTATTCTTCTCTTACTGAATGGCATCAAATCATTTGTAGGAATATGGTACATTGATGACAATTTCATAGCAATTCAAATAATTCTATGTGGTTATTGGTTGCAATGCTCAGTGAATTGCTGTATTTGGGTTTACATCTGCTATACAGACCAGTTACCGAATATCTTTAGATTCTGGCAACAGTACTGCCAGTCTTCTCCTGAGAGTAAAATGTATCATACTGCATTAAGCGTCACATGTGTTCGCCGTAGAATCAGAATCATCACCTATACATCTGTTGCATTCAGTGTGTTCTCTTCGTTCTTACCGATAGCAGCTCGTTTCGGTCCATTTGAATCATTTCGAAATGATACTAATTTCATGATCGCTCCAGTAGTTGACCCCATTATTGTAACGAATCTCGAATTGGTAATCGCAGCAAATTACAGTAATGCTGCTTTTGCGTTGCCAACATCATTCCTGCTGATAATATGTACTATACTTTCTTGTCAATTCAAGAAGTTTACGGATTATTTCGCCAAGTGTATGCAGGGTGAAAACCGGTTCAAGCAATGTCTTATTAAGCTTCGTTTGCAACACCAATATCTTTCGAAAGCGGTATTCCTTGTTGATGAAGCCTTCTGCTTTTACTTAGCAGTCACTTTCGGGTCTTCAATTCTACTGGCATGTTTCCAGATGTATCAGCTTGTCGTTGTGAAGAGTTTTAGCAGTGTAATCACAACTCTTATGACCATATTTTGGTTTTGCATGGTGTCAATACAGTTCAGTTTGGTTGGAGTGCTTACTGCACAAGTTCATGAAAAG GCTCACAGTATTGCCAATCATATCCACGACATTTGTGTCTTTGGGTTCACAACACATGAAGAAGTCACGCAG ATGAATATGTTTATGGCTAAATTGAACGGGTCGCCTATCGCATTCACTTTGTGGAATATACTGCCTTTGACAAAAGAGTTCCTTTTAACA GTTGTTGGAGTCTATATTACCTACTTTGCTTTGGTTGCTCAATCATTCTGA